The proteins below come from a single Agromyces flavus genomic window:
- a CDS encoding glutamine synthetase family protein — MAAPTGFLTLDGLRSAVADGHVDTVVVAFTDMQGRLVGKRTSARLFLEEIALHGAEACNYLLAVDVEMNTVDGYEMSSWERGYGDMALVPDLSTLRMAPWLEATALVTADLQWLDGRPVEASPRRILQRQLERLAERGLTAYVGTELEFIVFDDSYRDAWRKGYRDLTPASDYNIDYALLASTRMEPLLRDIRNAMDGAGMYCEGVKGECNLGQQEIAFRYTDALGTCDNHSIYKNGAKEIADRHGKSLTYMPKFNEREGNSCHIHISLRGEGGSAVFADDADERGMSTMFKHFLGGQLAVMRELTLFSAPNINSYKRYVAGSFAPTAIAWGLDNRTCALRVVGHGHSMRVENRVPGGDVNQYLAVAALIAAGLHGIDHELDPGDVFVGNAYESDVERVPPTLREAADLFAGSAIAREAFGDEVVEHYLNNARVELAAYDAAVTDWERVRGFERL; from the coding sequence ATGGCGGCACCCACCGGTTTCCTGACTCTCGACGGCCTGCGCTCGGCCGTGGCCGACGGGCACGTCGACACCGTCGTCGTCGCCTTCACCGACATGCAGGGCCGGCTGGTCGGCAAGCGCACGTCGGCGCGGCTGTTCCTCGAGGAGATCGCGCTGCACGGCGCGGAGGCGTGCAACTACCTGCTCGCGGTCGACGTCGAGATGAACACCGTCGACGGGTACGAGATGTCGAGCTGGGAACGCGGCTACGGCGACATGGCGCTCGTCCCCGACCTCTCCACGCTGCGGATGGCACCCTGGCTCGAGGCCACCGCGCTCGTCACCGCCGACCTGCAGTGGCTCGACGGCCGTCCCGTCGAGGCCTCGCCCCGTCGCATCCTGCAGCGCCAGCTCGAACGGCTCGCCGAGCGCGGCCTCACCGCATACGTCGGCACCGAGCTGGAGTTCATCGTCTTCGACGACTCGTACCGCGACGCCTGGCGCAAGGGCTATCGCGACCTCACGCCCGCGAGCGACTACAACATCGACTACGCGCTGCTCGCATCGACGCGGATGGAACCGCTGCTGCGCGACATCCGGAACGCCATGGACGGGGCCGGCATGTACTGCGAGGGCGTGAAGGGCGAGTGCAACCTCGGCCAGCAGGAGATCGCGTTCCGGTACACCGACGCGCTCGGCACGTGCGACAACCACTCGATCTACAAGAACGGCGCCAAGGAGATCGCCGACCGGCACGGCAAGTCGCTCACGTACATGCCCAAGTTCAACGAACGCGAGGGCAACAGCTGCCATATCCACATCTCGCTGCGCGGCGAGGGCGGCAGCGCGGTGTTCGCCGACGACGCCGACGAGCGCGGCATGTCGACGATGTTCAAGCACTTCCTCGGCGGCCAGCTCGCCGTGATGCGCGAACTGACGCTCTTCTCGGCGCCGAACATCAACTCGTACAAGCGGTACGTCGCGGGCAGCTTCGCCCCGACCGCGATCGCGTGGGGCCTCGACAACCGCACATGCGCGCTGCGCGTGGTGGGACACGGCCACTCGATGCGGGTCGAGAACCGCGTGCCGGGCGGCGACGTGAACCAGTACCTCGCGGTCGCCGCGCTCATCGCCGCCGGCCTGCACGGCATCGACCACGAGCTCGACCCCGGCGACGTGTTCGTCGGCAATGCGTACGAGAGCGACGTCGAACGCGTTCCCCCGACGCTGCGCGAGGCGGCCGACCTGTTCGCCGGCTCCGCCATCGCCCGCGAGGCGTTCGGCGACGAGGTCGTCGAGCACTACCTCAACAACGCGCGCGTCGAGCTCGCGGCCTACGATGCGGCCGTCACCGACTGGGAGCGGGTCCGTGGCTTCGAGCGCCTCTGA
- a CDS encoding peptidase, translating into MIDWIAFVVVLVAALVGASVVVSLYSLGIRLLTISGRTPVVAPAEFTDAITVITPEEAAKAAKRAEKAARKSPLTEGQKRLAHIGAWACFVLGGISVLYGIFLIVPALHRFVA; encoded by the coding sequence GTGATCGACTGGATCGCATTCGTCGTCGTGCTCGTGGCGGCGCTGGTCGGGGCGAGCGTCGTCGTCAGCCTGTACTCGCTGGGCATCCGGCTGCTCACGATCTCCGGACGGACGCCCGTCGTGGCACCCGCCGAGTTCACCGACGCGATCACCGTGATCACGCCCGAAGAGGCGGCCAAGGCCGCGAAGCGGGCCGAGAAGGCCGCGCGCAAGAGCCCGCTGACCGAGGGCCAGAAGCGCCTGGCGCACATCGGCGCGTGGGCGTGCTTCGTCCTCGGCGGCATCTCCGTCCTGTACGGAATCTTCCTGATCGTGCCGGCGTTGCACCGCTTCGTGGCCTGA
- a CDS encoding uracil-xanthine permease family protein, with the protein MPLPWTLHGDGTHVAPGEVVAPGERLSWPRTIGLGAQHVVAMFGATFLVPIITGFPPATTLFFSGLGTILFLLITRNRVPSYLGSSFAFIAPITAAMAADRTADPMGAALFGIVVVGILLLIVGLVVQFAGSRWIDALMPPVVAGAIVALIGLNLAPVARDNFEAAPLTALVTLTAVIVASVAFRGILGRMSILLGVAVGYVVAVLQGEVDFAAVGEAAWVGLPAFHLPANPIADAAVWGLLPAFLPVVLVLVAENVGHIRGVAQMTDASINASTGRALFADGLATTIAGFFGGSGTTTYGENIGVMAATRVYSTAAYWVAGGFAVLLGLSPKVGAVINTIPPGVLGGVTTALYGLIGIIGVKIWVDNRVDFTNPVNQFTAATALVVGIADFTFSAGDVVFNGIALGTIAAIVIYHLMRGIARLRGTATPAEQPATGASATTPDAPAAP; encoded by the coding sequence ATGCCCCTGCCCTGGACGCTGCACGGCGACGGCACCCACGTCGCCCCGGGCGAGGTCGTCGCGCCCGGGGAGCGCCTGTCGTGGCCGCGCACCATCGGACTCGGCGCCCAGCACGTCGTCGCGATGTTCGGCGCGACGTTCCTCGTGCCCATCATCACGGGCTTCCCGCCCGCGACCACGCTGTTCTTCTCGGGGCTCGGCACCATCCTGTTCCTGCTCATCACCCGCAACCGCGTGCCGAGCTACCTCGGCTCGTCGTTCGCGTTCATCGCGCCGATCACTGCGGCGATGGCGGCCGACCGGACGGCCGACCCGATGGGCGCCGCCCTCTTCGGCATCGTCGTGGTGGGCATCCTGCTCCTCATCGTCGGCCTCGTCGTGCAGTTCGCCGGATCGCGGTGGATCGACGCGCTCATGCCGCCCGTCGTCGCCGGCGCGATCGTGGCGCTCATCGGCCTCAACCTCGCGCCGGTCGCGCGCGACAACTTCGAGGCCGCGCCGCTCACGGCGCTCGTCACGCTCACGGCCGTCATCGTCGCGAGCGTCGCGTTCCGCGGCATCCTCGGGCGCATGTCGATCCTGCTCGGCGTCGCCGTCGGCTACGTCGTCGCGGTGCTGCAGGGCGAGGTCGACTTCGCCGCCGTCGGCGAGGCGGCGTGGGTCGGCCTGCCAGCCTTCCACCTGCCGGCCAACCCGATCGCCGACGCCGCGGTCTGGGGCCTGCTCCCGGCATTCCTGCCCGTGGTCCTCGTGCTCGTCGCCGAGAACGTCGGCCACATCCGGGGCGTCGCGCAGATGACGGATGCCTCGATCAACGCCTCCACGGGTCGCGCGCTCTTCGCGGACGGCCTCGCCACCACGATCGCCGGCTTCTTCGGCGGCTCGGGCACCACGACGTACGGCGAGAACATCGGAGTCATGGCCGCGACGCGCGTGTACTCGACCGCCGCCTACTGGGTCGCGGGAGGGTTCGCCGTGCTGCTCGGGCTCTCGCCCAAGGTCGGCGCCGTCATCAACACCATCCCGCCGGGCGTGCTCGGCGGCGTGACGACCGCGCTCTACGGCCTGATCGGCATCATCGGCGTGAAGATCTGGGTCGACAACCGGGTCGACTTCACCAACCCGGTCAACCAGTTCACCGCGGCCACCGCGCTCGTGGTGGGCATCGCCGACTTCACGTTCTCGGCGGGCGACGTGGTGTTCAACGGCATCGCGCTCGGCACCATCGCGGCGATCGTGATCTACCACCTCATGCGGGGCATCGCACGCCTGCGCGGCACGGCGACGCCGGCCGAGCAGCCGGCGACCGGGGCGAGCGCGACGACGCCCGACGCCCCGGCCGCACCCTGA
- a CDS encoding gamma-glutamyl-gamma-aminobutyrate hydrolase family protein — MASSASEAGRATDAAAPTSEATAPLIGVTTYLERSQTGVWDVPASFLPKVYLDAVTDAGGIAVLLPPQPASPDIARRVLGSLDGLIVSGGADVDPRRYGQEPHARTGAPRTDRDEWEDALLTAAIELDVPFLGICRGAQMLNVALGGTLVQHLPDVVGHEGYQPAPAVFGETVVSVGRGSRLDAMLGTAEDPDGSVPVHVYHHQAIDRVAEGLAVTARTDDGVIEAVELEGAAFGVAVQWHPEENAADRRLFAGLVEAARHHRTGRTSE; from the coding sequence GTGGCTTCGAGCGCCTCTGAGGCCGGCCGGGCGACGGATGCCGCTGCGCCGACCTCCGAGGCCACCGCACCCCTCATCGGTGTCACGACCTACCTCGAGCGCTCGCAGACGGGTGTGTGGGACGTCCCCGCGTCGTTCCTGCCGAAGGTGTACCTCGACGCGGTGACGGACGCCGGCGGCATCGCCGTGCTGCTGCCGCCGCAGCCCGCGAGCCCCGACATCGCCCGCCGCGTACTGGGCTCGCTCGACGGCCTCATCGTCTCGGGCGGCGCCGATGTCGATCCGCGGCGCTACGGCCAGGAGCCGCACGCCCGCACGGGCGCTCCGCGCACCGATCGCGACGAGTGGGAGGACGCGCTGCTCACGGCGGCGATCGAACTCGACGTGCCGTTCCTCGGCATCTGCCGCGGCGCGCAGATGCTCAACGTCGCCCTCGGCGGCACGCTCGTGCAGCACCTGCCCGACGTCGTCGGGCACGAGGGCTACCAGCCGGCGCCCGCGGTCTTCGGCGAGACGGTCGTCAGCGTCGGTCGCGGCAGTCGGCTCGACGCGATGCTCGGAACCGCGGAAGACCCCGACGGCTCCGTCCCCGTGCACGTGTACCACCACCAGGCGATCGACCGCGTGGCCGAGGGCCTCGCCGTCACGGCGCGCACCGACGACGGCGTGATCGAGGCGGTCGAGCTCGAGGGCGCCGCGTTCGGCGTCGCCGTGCAATGGCACCCCGAGGAGAACGCCGCAGATCGCCGCCTGTTCGCCGGCCTCGTCGAGGCCGCGCGGCACCACCGCACCGGAAGGACGTCCGAGTGA
- a CDS encoding aldehyde dehydrogenase family protein, protein MTHTIVNPADGTVVTTVDAATVEETDVAIERAARAQRDWARAAPADRAKVLRRFADAVDGALEELAALEVANSGHPVGQARGEAGHVRNVLEYYAAAPERLSGRQIPVAGGMDVTFHEPLGVVGVITPWNFPMTIASWGFAPALAAGNAVVLKPAEWTPLTSLRLAELGLEAGLPEHLFQVIPGKGSVVGERFVTNETVRKIVFTGSTEVGRHIMAGCAAQVKRVTLELGGKSANIVFADADLEQAAATAPYGVFENAGQDCCARSRILVERSVYDRFMELLEPAVRGVKVGDPADDTTEMGPLVAREHLERVASFVPDDADVAFRGTAPGGPGFWFPPTVLTPARDARVAREEVFGPVVSVFPFDDEADAVRFANATEYGLSGSIWTRDLSRGIRVARAVESGNLSVNSHSSVRYATPFGGFKQSGLGRELGPDAPLAFTDTKNVFFAVESA, encoded by the coding sequence GTGACCCACACCATCGTCAATCCCGCCGACGGGACCGTCGTGACGACGGTCGACGCCGCGACCGTCGAGGAGACGGATGTCGCGATCGAGCGCGCGGCCCGCGCCCAGCGGGACTGGGCGCGCGCCGCGCCCGCCGATCGTGCCAAGGTGCTGCGGCGGTTCGCCGACGCGGTGGACGGCGCACTCGAGGAGCTCGCGGCGCTCGAGGTCGCCAACTCGGGACACCCCGTCGGGCAGGCGCGGGGCGAGGCCGGGCACGTGCGCAACGTGCTCGAGTACTACGCGGCGGCGCCCGAGCGGCTCTCGGGACGCCAGATCCCGGTCGCCGGGGGGATGGACGTGACGTTCCACGAGCCGCTCGGCGTGGTCGGCGTGATCACGCCGTGGAACTTCCCCATGACGATCGCCTCGTGGGGCTTCGCGCCGGCGCTCGCGGCGGGGAACGCGGTCGTGCTCAAGCCCGCCGAGTGGACGCCGCTGACCAGCCTGCGCCTGGCCGAGCTCGGCCTCGAGGCCGGCCTCCCCGAGCACCTGTTCCAGGTGATCCCCGGCAAGGGCTCGGTCGTGGGCGAGCGGTTCGTGACGAACGAGACCGTCCGCAAGATCGTGTTCACCGGCTCGACCGAGGTCGGTCGGCACATCATGGCCGGTTGCGCCGCGCAGGTGAAGCGCGTGACGCTCGAGCTCGGGGGCAAGAGCGCCAACATCGTGTTCGCCGACGCCGACCTCGAGCAGGCGGCGGCCACCGCTCCCTACGGCGTCTTCGAGAACGCCGGGCAGGACTGCTGCGCGCGCAGTCGCATCCTGGTCGAGCGCAGCGTCTACGACCGCTTCATGGAGCTGCTCGAGCCGGCCGTCCGCGGCGTCAAGGTCGGCGACCCGGCCGACGATACGACCGAGATGGGCCCGCTCGTCGCGCGCGAGCACCTCGAGCGCGTGGCGTCGTTCGTGCCGGACGACGCGGATGTCGCATTCCGCGGCACCGCGCCGGGCGGCCCCGGCTTCTGGTTCCCGCCGACCGTGCTCACCCCCGCGCGCGACGCCCGAGTCGCCCGCGAGGAGGTCTTCGGCCCGGTCGTCTCGGTCTTCCCGTTCGACGATGAAGCCGACGCGGTCCGCTTCGCCAACGCCACCGAGTACGGGCTGTCCGGCTCGATCTGGACCCGCGACCTCAGCCGCGGCATCCGCGTCGCGCGAGCCGTCGAGTCGGGCAACCTGTCGGTCAACTCGCACTCGTCGGTGCGCTACGCCACGCCGTTCGGCGGGTTCAAGCAGTCCGGGCTCGGGCGCGAGCTCGGCCCCGACGCCCCGCTGGCCTTCACCGACACCAAGAACGTCTTCTTCGCCGTCGAATCCGCCTGA
- a CDS encoding 3-oxoacyl-ACP reductase has product MADLSPIDLTRRLAGRVAVVTGGASGIGLATAKRLAAEGAKVVIGDVDRTAGDAAASAVDGLFVQVDVTDPDQVDHLFDEAARVYGSVDIAFNNAGISPPDDDSIETTELPAWQKVQDVNLKSVYLCSRAALRHMVAQGRGSIINTASFVAVLGSATSQISYTASKGGVLAMSRELGVQFARQGIRVNALCPGPVNTPLLQELFAKDPERAQRRLVHVPVGRFAEPEELAAAVAFLASDDASFITGSTFLVDGGISSAYVTPL; this is encoded by the coding sequence ATGGCAGACCTCAGTCCCATCGACCTCACCCGACGGCTCGCGGGGCGAGTCGCCGTCGTCACCGGCGGCGCGTCGGGCATCGGCCTCGCGACCGCCAAGCGGCTCGCCGCCGAGGGTGCGAAGGTCGTGATCGGCGACGTCGACCGGACCGCGGGCGACGCCGCGGCATCCGCCGTCGACGGCCTCTTCGTGCAGGTCGACGTGACCGACCCCGACCAGGTCGACCACCTGTTCGACGAAGCCGCGCGCGTCTACGGCTCGGTCGACATCGCGTTCAACAACGCCGGCATCTCGCCGCCCGACGACGACTCGATCGAGACCACCGAGCTGCCCGCCTGGCAGAAGGTCCAGGACGTGAACCTGAAGTCCGTGTACCTCTGCTCGCGTGCGGCATTGCGCCATATGGTCGCGCAGGGCCGCGGCTCGATCATCAACACGGCCTCGTTCGTCGCGGTGCTCGGCTCCGCCACGTCGCAGATCTCGTACACGGCCTCGAAGGGCGGCGTGCTCGCGATGAGCCGCGAGCTCGGCGTCCAGTTCGCGCGCCAGGGCATCCGCGTGAACGCGCTCTGCCCCGGCCCCGTGAACACCCCGTTGCTGCAGGAGCTCTTCGCGAAGGATCCCGAGCGCGCGCAGCGCCGCCTCGTGCACGTGCCCGTCGGCCGCTTCGCCGAGCCGGAGGAGCTCGCCGCCGCCGTGGCGTTCCTCGCGAGCGACGACGCGTCGTTCATCACGGGCTCGACGTTCCTGGTCGACGGCGGGATCAGCTCCGCCTACGTCACGCCGCTCTAG
- a CDS encoding FadR/GntR family transcriptional regulator — protein sequence MKTGAGDERVVADAAAEPAAPVPVSPEPAEVLSAGLLLTPARPANAFEETVQRLLQSIRLGLIGPGDRLPPERELAGMLEVSRDTLREAIASLAEAGWVVSRRGRYGGTFVADAPPERTTPHSPAPPADPASLATELEDTLALRAVIEVGSARRAAERPLTAGDRERLWQAYRDCHDAGADQYRTADSRFHLLIAELLGAPSVIPLMADVRMRVNAFLDGIPLLAPNILHSDEQHRAIVGAILRGSGDDAAHAMAEHLEGTEALLRGFYG from the coding sequence ATGAAGACGGGCGCGGGCGACGAGCGGGTCGTGGCGGATGCCGCGGCGGAGCCGGCCGCGCCCGTGCCCGTCTCGCCCGAGCCCGCCGAGGTGCTCAGCGCAGGCCTGCTGCTCACGCCCGCCCGGCCCGCCAACGCCTTCGAGGAGACGGTGCAGCGCCTGCTGCAGTCGATCCGGCTGGGTCTCATCGGTCCCGGCGACCGGCTGCCGCCGGAGCGCGAGCTCGCCGGCATGCTCGAGGTCAGCCGCGACACGCTGCGCGAGGCGATCGCGTCGCTCGCCGAGGCGGGATGGGTGGTGTCGCGGCGCGGCCGGTACGGCGGCACGTTCGTCGCGGACGCCCCGCCCGAACGCACGACGCCGCACTCCCCCGCCCCACCCGCAGATCCGGCCTCGCTCGCGACCGAGCTCGAGGACACGCTCGCCCTGCGCGCCGTGATCGAAGTGGGGTCGGCACGCCGCGCCGCCGAGCGCCCGCTCACGGCGGGCGACCGCGAGCGCCTCTGGCAGGCGTACCGCGACTGCCATGACGCGGGCGCCGACCAGTACCGCACGGCCGACTCGCGCTTCCACCTGCTCATCGCCGAGCTGCTCGGGGCTCCGAGCGTGATCCCGCTCATGGCCGACGTCCGGATGCGCGTGAACGCGTTCCTCGACGGCATCCCGCTCCTCGCGCCGAACATCCTGCACTCCGACGAGCAGCACCGCGCCATCGTGGGCGCGATCCTGCGCGGCTCGGGCGACGACGCCGCGCACGCCATGGCGGAGCACCTGGAGGGCACCGAGGCGCTGCTGCGCGGCTTCTACGGGTGA
- a CDS encoding inorganic phosphate transporter, whose translation MDLTLIVVLVIALALFFDFTNGFHDTANAMATPIATGALKPKIAVALAAVLNLIGAFLSTEVAKTISGGLIREGQDGVLITPELIFAGLIGAITWNMVTWLLGLPSSSSHALFGGLIGAAIVGFGVQAIDGSVVLSKIILPAILAPLTAGLIAFTATKLAYAITRRYDGKPDGRDGFRHAQIYSSSLVALAHGTNDAQKTMGVITLTLISVGAQPVGSGPETWVIVTCAIAIALGTYMGGWRIIKTLGTGLTDVKPAQGFAAETSTAATILASSHLGFALSTTQVASGSVIGSGLGRRGSKVRWRTAGRIGVGWLLTLPASGIVGALAAFVALTGPAGVIIDAIGAAVIIGGIFMWSRRDEVSHHNVLSEVADSGRAVKIKRNPKPKKKVAK comes from the coding sequence GTGGATCTCACCCTCATCGTCGTGCTGGTCATCGCACTGGCGCTCTTCTTCGACTTCACGAACGGCTTCCACGACACCGCGAACGCGATGGCGACGCCGATCGCGACGGGTGCGCTCAAGCCGAAGATCGCGGTCGCCCTGGCCGCGGTACTGAACCTGATCGGCGCCTTCCTCTCGACCGAGGTGGCCAAGACCATCTCCGGCGGACTGATCCGCGAGGGCCAGGACGGCGTCCTCATCACGCCCGAGCTCATCTTCGCCGGCCTGATCGGCGCCATCACCTGGAACATGGTGACCTGGCTGCTGGGCCTGCCCTCCTCCTCGAGCCACGCGCTGTTCGGCGGGCTCATCGGCGCCGCGATCGTGGGCTTCGGCGTGCAGGCCATCGACGGCAGCGTCGTGCTGTCGAAGATCATCCTCCCGGCGATCCTCGCACCGCTCACGGCGGGCCTCATCGCGTTCACGGCGACCAAGCTCGCGTACGCGATCACGCGTCGTTACGACGGCAAGCCCGACGGGCGCGACGGCTTCCGGCACGCTCAGATCTACTCCAGCTCGCTCGTCGCGCTCGCGCACGGCACGAACGACGCGCAGAAGACCATGGGCGTCATCACGCTCACGCTCATCTCGGTCGGCGCGCAGCCCGTCGGCTCTGGTCCCGAGACCTGGGTCATCGTCACGTGCGCGATCGCGATCGCGCTGGGCACGTACATGGGCGGATGGCGCATCATCAAGACGCTCGGCACCGGCCTCACCGACGTCAAGCCCGCGCAGGGATTCGCGGCCGAGACGTCGACGGCGGCCACGATCCTCGCGTCGAGCCACCTCGGATTCGCACTGTCGACCACGCAGGTCGCGTCGGGCTCGGTGATCGGCTCGGGTCTCGGACGCCGCGGCTCGAAGGTGCGCTGGCGCACCGCGGGCCGTATCGGCGTGGGCTGGCTGCTGACGCTCCCGGCGTCGGGCATCGTGGGCGCCCTCGCGGCCTTCGTCGCGCTCACCGGGCCGGCCGGCGTCATCATCGACGCGATCGGTGCGGCCGTGATCATCGGCGGCATCTTCATGTGGTCGCGTCGCGACGAGGTGTCGCACCACAACGTGCTCAGCGAGGTGGCCGACTCGGGCCGCGCGGTCAAGATCAAGCGCAACCCGAAGCCGAAGAAGAAGGTGGCCAAGTGA
- a CDS encoding 8-oxo-dGTP diphosphatase, which produces MGEPVPGPSTALPQVCVCYVLREVDGRAEVLLGRKKHGLGRGYYVGLGGKLEPGESATDAAVREVHEESGLIVLAGELEPRGLLTYHFPHREAWSQESSVFVARSFTGDPAPSDELDPEWFALDEVPLDEMWDDAKRWLPGVLAGGRVRRTFVFGADLSSVVHEHNHVA; this is translated from the coding sequence ATGGGCGAGCCGGTGCCCGGTCCGTCGACGGCGCTGCCGCAGGTGTGCGTCTGCTACGTGCTGCGCGAGGTCGACGGGCGCGCCGAGGTGCTGCTCGGACGCAAGAAGCACGGACTGGGACGGGGCTACTACGTGGGTCTCGGCGGCAAGCTCGAGCCCGGCGAGTCGGCCACGGACGCGGCCGTCCGCGAGGTCCACGAGGAATCGGGCCTGATCGTCCTCGCCGGCGAACTCGAGCCCCGCGGGCTGCTGACCTACCACTTCCCGCACCGCGAGGCGTGGAGCCAGGAATCGAGCGTGTTCGTCGCCCGCTCGTTCACGGGCGACCCCGCGCCATCCGACGAGCTGGACCCCGAATGGTTCGCGCTCGACGAGGTCCCGCTCGACGAGATGTGGGACGACGCGAAGCGCTGGCTCCCCGGCGTGCTCGCCGGCGGGCGCGTCCGCCGGACCTTCGTGTTCGGGGCGGACCTGTCAAGCGTGGTGCACGAGCACAATCACGTCGCGTAG
- a CDS encoding NCS2 family permease gives MNPNGPDTRTENELETAVERGADARALDAPAAPRSALDRFFGITARGSTVASEVRGGVVTFVTMAYIVILNPIILSSGTDVAGQTLGFPQVAAVTALTAGVMTILFGLVARVPFAFAAGLGINSFLAVSVVGQVTWPEAMGLVLVNGLIIVLLAATGLRRLIFTAVPMQLKLAITVGIGLFIAFIGFVDAGFVTATGAASPPVGLGVAGSVGTVPTIVFVVTLLLTGVLVARKVKGGILIGLLSGTVLALVLEAVLDLGPKVGADGTVNPQGWGLSVPELPAQWVSLPDLSLVGQVSLGSFERIGVLAALMLVFTLVFTNFFDALGTMTGLSKEAGLADAKGEFPRLRSALVVEGVGAVAGGFTSSSSNTVFIESGSGIGEGARTGLANLVTGGLFLLAMFLTPLTSIVPSEVAAAALVIVGALMMAQIRSIDLSDFSVLLPVFLTVTVMPLTYSIANGIGAGFIGWVVVRSLGGKAREISPLLWVVAAGFLVYFARGPVEALLAG, from the coding sequence ATGAACCCGAACGGACCCGACACCAGGACCGAGAACGAGCTCGAGACCGCGGTCGAGCGCGGTGCCGACGCCCGTGCGCTCGACGCCCCTGCCGCTCCGCGCTCAGCGCTCGACCGCTTCTTCGGCATCACGGCGCGCGGATCGACCGTCGCCTCCGAGGTGCGCGGCGGCGTGGTGACCTTCGTGACCATGGCGTACATCGTGATCCTCAACCCGATCATCCTGTCCAGCGGCACGGATGTCGCGGGGCAGACGCTCGGCTTCCCGCAGGTCGCGGCCGTGACGGCGCTGACCGCCGGCGTGATGACGATCCTCTTCGGACTGGTCGCCCGCGTGCCCTTCGCGTTCGCGGCAGGCCTGGGCATCAACTCGTTCCTCGCGGTGTCCGTCGTCGGCCAGGTGACCTGGCCCGAGGCGATGGGCCTGGTGCTCGTGAACGGCCTGATCATCGTGCTGCTGGCCGCCACGGGGCTGCGCCGCCTGATCTTCACCGCCGTGCCGATGCAGCTCAAGCTCGCCATCACGGTGGGCATCGGCCTCTTCATCGCGTTCATCGGGTTCGTCGACGCCGGATTCGTGACGGCGACCGGCGCCGCATCGCCGCCGGTCGGGCTCGGGGTCGCCGGCTCCGTCGGGACCGTGCCGACGATCGTGTTCGTGGTCACCCTGCTGCTGACCGGCGTCCTCGTGGCCCGCAAGGTCAAGGGCGGTATCCTCATCGGCCTGCTCTCGGGCACGGTGCTCGCGCTCGTGCTCGAAGCCGTCCTCGACCTCGGTCCCAAGGTCGGCGCCGACGGCACGGTGAACCCGCAGGGCTGGGGCTTGTCGGTGCCCGAGCTGCCCGCCCAGTGGGTCAGCCTGCCCGACCTCTCGCTCGTCGGCCAGGTGAGCCTCGGCAGCTTCGAGCGCATCGGCGTGCTCGCCGCGCTCATGCTGGTCTTCACGCTCGTGTTCACGAACTTCTTCGATGCGCTCGGCACGATGACGGGCCTGTCGAAGGAGGCCGGCCTGGCCGACGCGAAGGGCGAGTTCCCGCGCCTGCGCTCGGCGCTGGTCGTCGAGGGCGTCGGCGCCGTCGCGGGCGGGTTCACGTCGAGCTCGTCCAACACCGTCTTCATCGAGTCGGGCTCCGGCATCGGCGAGGGCGCGCGCACCGGCCTCGCGAACCTCGTGACCGGCGGCCTCTTCCTCCTCGCGATGTTCCTGACGCCGCTCACCTCGATCGTGCCCTCCGAGGTCGCCGCGGCCGCACTCGTCATCGTCGGTGCGCTCATGATGGCGCAGATCCGATCCATCGACCTGTCCGACTTCTCGGTCCTGCTTCCGGTGTTCCTGACCGTGACCGTGATGCCGCTGACCTACTCGATCGCGAACGGCATCGGCGCGGGCTTCATCGGCTGGGTGGTCGTGCGCTCGCTAGGGGGCAAGGCGCGGGAGATCAGCCCGCTGCTGTGGGTGGTCGCCGCGGGCTTCCTCGTGTACTTCGCGCGCGGGCCCGTCGAGGCGTTGCTCGCGGGCTGA